One genomic window of Arachis stenosperma cultivar V10309 chromosome 10, arast.V10309.gnm1.PFL2, whole genome shotgun sequence includes the following:
- the LOC130957441 gene encoding uncharacterized protein LOC130957441, with the protein MVKEMYIYRIAELEEELFAIKQGELFITGYYTMLKAIWKKLDNLRPIPTCSRCIGSCNCEFSIIRAYKEESNVVRLLRGLNEQFSTIRSQIILMTPLPKVNMVFSSLLQQERQIHMNDIIDGKTLLFSSKNDRIENLSTAPRGRDRNRRGIGAFGRNRRGTKQCSYCGKSDHMADTCYKKYGYHPRYKSNGSSINNVVVEEADAENSHPNQKKHDAKPGFNLSSEQKEALLAFLTQQDSQSKHNLN; encoded by the coding sequence ATGGTAAAGGAGATGTATATATATAGAATAGCTGAACTTGAGGAAGAACTGTTTGCTATTAAGCAAGGAGAGTTGTTTATTACGGGTTACTACACGATGCTGAAAGCAATTTGGAAAAAGTTAGACAATCTCAGGCCGATACCAACATGTTCGAGGTGTATAGGGAGCTGCAATTGTGAGTTCAGCATTATAAGGGCATATAAAGAAGAGTCAAATGTAGTGAGGTTACTAAGGGGCCTGAATGAACAATTTTCAACAATAAGGTCTCAAATAATATTGATGACGCCTTTACCTAAGGTGAATATGGTGTTTTCTTCTCTACTTCAACAAGAAAGGCAAATACACATGAATGATATTATAGATGGAAAAACTCTACTATTTAGCTCCAAGAATGATAGAATTGAGAACCTAAGCACTGCTCCTAGAGGAAGAGACAGAAATAGAAGAGGAATAGGAGCTTTTGGGAGAAATAGAAGAGGAACTAAACAGTGTTCATACTGTGGTAAGAGCGATCATATGGCTGATACATGCTACAAAAAATATGGATATCATCCACGTTATAAGAGCAATGGTTCATCAATCAATAATGTTGTTGTAGAGGAGGCAGATGCAGAGAACAGTCACCCAAACCAAAAGAAACATGATGCTAAACCAGGTTTCAATTTGAGCTCAGAGCAAAAAGAAGCATTACTGGCTTTCTTGACACAGCAAGATTCACAATCAAAGCATAACTTAAACTAG